One genomic region from Streptomyces sp. NBC_00457 encodes:
- a CDS encoding ArsB/NhaD family transporter: protein MNGWQSWAAIAVFVTTYGLIISEKIHRVGAALGGAALMLAIGATDDKSAFFSEHSGVDWNVIFLLMGMMMIVGVLKKTGMFEYLAIWSVKRARAKPFRVMAMLVVITAVASALLDNVTTVLLIAPVTLLVCERLALPAAPFLIAEVLASNIGGTATLVGDPPNIIIASRAGLTFNDFLVHLAPLSAVLIVVLVAMCRFLFRKSFVYDEERAAEVMELEEREAIRDPRLLVQGLVVLALVVVGFVLHPVLHYEPSVVALLGAGLLIAISRVETGEVLGEVEWPTLAFFAGLFIMIGGLIETGVIGEISASLADAIGDNELGGSMLLLGASAVLSGIVDNIPYVATMAPITADLVDNMGGAPDHVMWWALAIGADLGGNATAIGASANVVVLGIAERNRQPISFWQFTKYGLVVTAVTVALSALYVWLRYFALA from the coding sequence GTGAACGGCTGGCAGAGCTGGGCGGCCATCGCCGTCTTCGTGACCACATACGGCCTGATCATCAGCGAGAAGATCCACCGCGTCGGCGCGGCCCTGGGCGGCGCCGCGCTGATGCTGGCGATCGGCGCCACCGACGACAAGTCGGCCTTCTTCTCGGAGCACTCCGGCGTCGACTGGAACGTCATCTTCCTGCTCATGGGCATGATGATGATCGTCGGCGTGCTGAAGAAGACCGGCATGTTCGAGTACCTGGCCATCTGGTCGGTGAAGCGGGCACGGGCCAAGCCCTTCCGGGTGATGGCAATGCTCGTCGTCATCACCGCCGTGGCCTCAGCGCTCCTCGACAACGTCACCACGGTCCTGCTGATCGCTCCCGTGACCCTGCTGGTGTGCGAGCGGCTGGCACTGCCCGCGGCCCCGTTCCTGATCGCCGAGGTGCTGGCGTCGAACATCGGCGGCACCGCGACCCTGGTCGGCGACCCGCCGAACATCATCATCGCCAGCCGGGCCGGCCTGACCTTCAACGACTTCCTGGTCCACCTCGCGCCGCTGTCCGCGGTCCTGATAGTGGTGCTGGTCGCGATGTGCCGCTTTCTGTTCCGCAAGTCCTTCGTCTACGACGAGGAACGCGCCGCCGAGGTCATGGAACTGGAGGAGCGCGAGGCCATCCGCGACCCGCGACTGCTCGTCCAGGGCCTGGTCGTCCTCGCACTGGTCGTCGTCGGATTCGTGCTGCACCCGGTGCTGCACTACGAGCCCAGCGTCGTCGCCCTGCTCGGCGCGGGCCTGCTCATCGCGATCTCCCGCGTGGAGACCGGCGAGGTCCTCGGTGAGGTCGAGTGGCCCACCCTCGCGTTCTTCGCCGGCCTGTTCATCATGATCGGCGGCCTGATCGAGACCGGCGTGATCGGCGAGATCTCCGCGAGCCTCGCCGACGCCATTGGCGACAACGAACTCGGCGGCTCCATGCTGCTGCTCGGCGCCTCGGCCGTGCTGTCCGGCATCGTCGACAACATCCCCTACGTCGCCACCATGGCCCCGATCACCGCCGACCTGGTGGACAACATGGGCGGCGCCCCCGACCACGTGATGTGGTGGGCTCTGGCCATCGGCGCGGACCTCGGTGGCAACGCCACCGCGATCGGCGCCAGCGCCAACGTGGTCGTCCTGGGCATCGCCGAACGCAACCGCCAGCCCATCTCCTTCTGGCAGTTCACCAAGTACGGCCTCGTCGTCACCGCCGTCACGGTGGCGCTCTCGGCGCTGTACGTGTGGCTGCGCTACTTCGCCCTCGCCTGA
- a CDS encoding PucR family transcriptional regulator, producing MRYPTSIWGYARILAEASETGRRLTRDELEYLRARGERAAEAGLGLRALVRRHLSAARESWPTLSSTEVDRVLAVVEQAIDAFAEGHERAQRLAVRQEEAVRREFIDDLLYGRSDLGRLAGRAERFGLLLSRAHAVAVAQGSKPVEDTHPATQQVESALISRFGERRILLTTKDGRLICIAPGEQDDVLAFFAKQAHASTDGGQVAIGRAHPGAGGVVHSYEEALNSLDLAHRLHLHEPVLRAADLLVYPVLTRDRQAMADLVHNTLGPPQSARGGPQPLVDTLTAYFDSGCIAAEAARRLNLSVRAFTYRLGRIHQLNGANPAVPGETAHPRITSGFMRHLGARSEESPRRNCGS from the coding sequence GTGAGGTACCCGACGAGTATCTGGGGCTATGCCCGGATACTGGCCGAGGCGTCCGAGACGGGCAGGCGCCTTACGCGGGACGAGTTGGAGTACCTGCGGGCCCGGGGAGAGCGCGCCGCCGAGGCGGGCCTTGGGCTACGGGCACTTGTCCGTCGGCATCTGTCCGCGGCCCGTGAGAGCTGGCCCACCCTCTCCTCCACGGAGGTCGATCGCGTGCTCGCCGTCGTCGAGCAGGCGATCGATGCCTTCGCCGAAGGCCACGAACGGGCACAGAGACTCGCAGTACGGCAGGAGGAAGCCGTGCGCCGAGAGTTCATCGACGACCTCCTCTACGGCCGCAGTGACCTCGGCCGCCTGGCCGGACGCGCCGAACGATTCGGGCTGCTCCTCTCCCGGGCCCACGCGGTCGCAGTCGCCCAGGGCAGCAAGCCGGTGGAGGACACGCACCCGGCGACCCAGCAGGTGGAGAGCGCCCTGATCAGCAGGTTCGGTGAGCGGCGCATCCTGCTCACCACCAAGGACGGACGGCTGATCTGCATCGCCCCTGGAGAACAGGATGATGTCCTTGCGTTCTTCGCCAAGCAGGCGCACGCGTCCACTGACGGTGGTCAGGTCGCCATCGGACGCGCCCACCCGGGTGCCGGCGGCGTCGTCCACTCCTACGAGGAAGCCCTCAACTCCCTTGACTTGGCCCACCGGCTGCACCTCCACGAACCGGTGCTCCGCGCCGCCGATCTCCTCGTCTACCCCGTCCTGACCCGTGACCGGCAAGCCATGGCCGACCTCGTGCACAATACGCTGGGCCCACCGCAGAGCGCCCGCGGAGGCCCGCAGCCGCTCGTCGACACGCTGACCGCGTACTTCGACTCCGGTTGCATCGCGGCCGAGGCAGCCCGCCGTCTGAACCTGAGCGTGCGAGCCTTCACGTATCGCTTGGGGCGCATCCACCAACTCAACGGTGCCAACCCAGCCGTCCCTGGCGAAACCGCACACCCACGCATCACATCAGGGTTCATGAGGCACTTGGGTGCACGGAGTGAAGAGTCGCCGCGCCGGAATTGTGGGTCTTGA
- a CDS encoding IS110 family transposase: MFSERTSVGLDVHARSTTAWALDGTTGEIFTDRLVVNTADVVAWVRRLPQPAAVAYEAGPTGFVLARAMQQAGIRCVVAAPSKMERPAGDRVKTDKRDAQRLAKLIRLDELPAVRVPDLEQEAARDLTRARDDVRADLMRARHRVAKLLLRRGIVYTDGRAWTAAHHHWLTGHRFDEFGLRVAYDEALETVWALEARRTRLDAAITELAAQPAWAPAVRRLACMRGVSTFTAFGLAVEIGDWHRFTGSTIGSYLGLVPSEDSSGSQRRQGGITKTGNTHARRLLVEAAWHHRRPYRRPGAGLQARLDHVAAPVRQRAERGNRRLHQRWLNLDARHKRSTISVVAVARELSGWCWSLAIMED; this comes from the coding sequence ATGTTTTCCGAACGTACTTCGGTCGGCCTGGATGTCCACGCCCGCTCCACCACGGCCTGGGCACTGGACGGTACGACCGGTGAAATCTTCACCGACCGGCTCGTCGTCAACACAGCGGACGTGGTTGCCTGGGTGCGCCGTCTGCCGCAGCCAGCCGCGGTTGCCTACGAGGCCGGACCGACCGGCTTCGTCCTGGCACGCGCCATGCAGCAGGCTGGTATCCGCTGCGTGGTGGCGGCCCCGTCGAAAATGGAACGGCCGGCCGGAGACCGGGTCAAGACCGACAAGCGCGATGCCCAGCGGCTCGCGAAACTGATCCGACTGGACGAGCTGCCCGCGGTGCGGGTGCCTGATCTGGAACAGGAAGCTGCCCGGGACCTCACCCGGGCCCGCGACGACGTCCGCGCCGACCTGATGCGCGCCCGCCACCGCGTGGCCAAACTGCTACTGCGCCGCGGCATCGTCTACACCGACGGCAGGGCCTGGACCGCTGCCCATCACCACTGGCTGACCGGACACCGCTTCGACGAGTTCGGTCTGCGGGTCGCCTACGACGAGGCCCTGGAGACGGTATGGGCCCTCGAAGCACGCCGGACCCGCCTGGATGCGGCCATCACCGAACTCGCCGCCCAACCTGCCTGGGCCCCGGCCGTCCGCCGACTGGCCTGCATGCGCGGGGTGAGCACCTTCACCGCGTTCGGCCTCGCCGTCGAGATCGGTGACTGGCACCGCTTCACCGGCTCGACCATCGGCTCCTACCTGGGGCTTGTCCCCAGCGAGGACTCTTCCGGCAGCCAGCGCCGCCAGGGAGGCATCACCAAGACGGGCAACACCCATGCCCGACGGCTCCTGGTGGAGGCCGCCTGGCACCACCGCCGTCCCTACCGACGCCCCGGCGCCGGTCTCCAGGCCCGCCTCGACCACGTCGCCGCCCCTGTCCGGCAACGCGCCGAACGGGGCAACCGACGCCTGCACCAGCGCTGGTTGAACCTGGACGCCCGTCACAAACGCTCCACCATCAGTGTCGTGGCCGTCGCCCGGGAACTGTCCGGCTGGTGCTGGAGCCTGGCAATCATGGAGGACTGA
- a CDS encoding CBS domain-containing protein → MSARELAEPYPSVSTDDDATDAARLLAEYKLPALLVVDPDGQPYAIVPGSQLIGQLVPEHALEDPTLAAVIDDRDLDEVPDRLAGLTVAEWLPRRRFRPPTVGPNASVMHIAALMTRTHTPLVAVVEHDGERTRLASAVTAARLMERLVGGP, encoded by the coding sequence ATGTCGGCGCGTGAGCTTGCCGAGCCCTACCCGTCCGTGTCCACCGACGACGACGCCACCGACGCGGCCCGGCTGCTGGCCGAGTACAAGCTGCCCGCGCTGCTGGTCGTCGATCCCGACGGGCAGCCGTACGCCATCGTGCCCGGCTCCCAGCTCATCGGGCAGCTCGTACCCGAGCACGCGCTGGAAGACCCGACGCTCGCCGCGGTGATCGACGACCGGGACCTCGACGAGGTGCCGGACAGGCTCGCCGGGCTCACAGTGGCCGAATGGCTGCCGCGCCGCAGGTTCCGGCCACCCACCGTCGGACCGAACGCGAGCGTCATGCACATCGCGGCACTCATGACGCGCACGCACACCCCACTGGTCGCCGTCGTCGAACACGACGGCGAACGCACCCGGCTCGCGAGCGCCGTCACGGCCGCCCGCCTGATGGAACGACTCGTCGGAGGACCGTGA